One window from the genome of Rhodopirellula halodulae encodes:
- the gltB gene encoding glutamate synthase large subunit: protein MNKQPLFHLPPAQGLYDPEHEKDACGVGFVAHIKGAPSHQIVIDADTILQNMDHRGACGCEPNTGDGSGIMCGLPHKFLAKVAKADLGVELPEPGKFAAGLIFLPTDDAERQICKDSIARLIEETGQKLIGWRDVPQETDAADVGPTARQSEPVIEQLFVGAADGLSNEEFERQLYLIRKQASHELRGGTKIQQALMFYVCSLSTKVIIYKGMLTPAQVMPYFPDLRDEDFETHLAMVHSRFSTNTFPSWDRAQPLRFMSHNGEINTLRGNRNWMRAREGTAASEIYGDELKKLFPVIEPHLSDSGTFDNVLEFLLMNGRTLQEAIMMMVPEAWQKHETMPEEKRAFYEYFSCMMEPWDGPASIAFTDGKYIGATLDRNGLRPSRYYITHDDRVIMASEVGVLPVDPSIVREKGRLQPGKMFLIDFEAGRLIPDEELKSEFARKMPYGKWLKQQRIRLADLHPEAEGHGFDGETLLPRMQAFGYTAETMNFMLRPLVEQLRDPVGSMGNDSALACLSDKPRMIYDYFKQLFAQVTNPAIDSIREEVIMSLECYIGPEQNLLSATPEHCHRLLVDHPILTNEEVAALKHIDHERWHSRVIDITFDRSEGKAGLQKTLARICEEAEAAVDEGLQIIVLSDRNVAYDRVPISMLLATGAVHHHLVTKAKRTRVGIAVETGEAREVHHHCLLIGYGADAINPYLAFEALWQAHRDGLMDPTLDDDKIVAAYRKGVAKGMLKVMAKMGISTLQSYKGAQIFEALGLKDEVIDRCFVGTASRIQGVTFDVIAEETLRRHNLGFPEKESDRLTQLPNMGEFHWRAEGEKHAWSPQAISTLQIAARTNNEDAYWKFSHEINEDNRTRCTLRGLLDFKEDVAGPAIPLDEVQSAKEIVSRFCTGAMSLGSISAESHETLAVAMNRLGGKSNTGEGGEDPKRFQPLPNGDSKRSAIKQIASGRFGVTIEYLSNADELQIKVSQGAKPGEGGELPGKKVDRYIASIRYSTPGVGLISPPPHHDIYSIEDLAQLIHDLKNSNPSARVSVKLVSEVGVGVIASGVAKAHADHILISGDTGGTGASPLTSIKHAGLPWELGIAETHQVLVLNDLRSRVVLQTDGGLKTGRDVVIAALLGAEEFGFSTAPLITLGCIMMRKCHLNTCPVGIATQDPELRKKFAGKPEHVVNYLFMVAEEARRIMARLGFRTIDEMVGRSDVLHTDAAIKHWKSDGLDLTSVLKPAERPHDKVEVICTRGQDHGLEKSLDMTKLVSEAMPAIENGESVRISSPIININRTVGTILSHEIAKRHGQAGLPDDTVHIDLTGSAGQSLGAFLAHGVTIELEGDANDYVGKGLSGGRIVVYPPRESTFKAANEIIVGNVCLYGATGGEAYFSGRAAERFCVRNSGARTVVEGVGDHGCEYMTGGRVVCLGETGRNFAAGMSGGIAYIWDRKGDFNINCNLATVELEKIEDAEELAEVKEMIQRHHEYTKSALAAEALADFDTFVSQCVKVMPTDYKRVLQEMAAEKKAVSV from the coding sequence ATGAACAAGCAACCTTTGTTTCATCTGCCGCCGGCCCAAGGACTGTATGACCCTGAGCACGAAAAGGATGCGTGTGGCGTTGGATTTGTCGCTCATATTAAAGGTGCACCCAGCCATCAAATCGTGATCGATGCCGATACGATTTTGCAAAACATGGATCACCGCGGTGCGTGTGGTTGTGAACCCAACACCGGTGACGGTTCGGGCATCATGTGCGGATTGCCCCACAAGTTTTTGGCCAAAGTTGCCAAAGCTGACTTGGGCGTTGAATTGCCCGAGCCTGGCAAGTTCGCCGCCGGTTTGATCTTCTTGCCAACGGACGATGCCGAACGTCAGATCTGCAAAGACTCCATCGCTCGGTTGATCGAAGAAACCGGTCAAAAGCTGATCGGTTGGCGTGACGTGCCGCAGGAAACCGACGCGGCCGACGTTGGTCCGACCGCTCGTCAAAGCGAACCTGTGATCGAGCAGTTGTTCGTCGGCGCAGCAGATGGTTTGAGCAACGAAGAATTTGAACGCCAGTTGTATTTGATCCGCAAGCAAGCCAGTCACGAGCTGCGCGGCGGAACGAAGATCCAGCAAGCGTTGATGTTCTACGTTTGCTCGCTGTCGACCAAAGTCATCATCTACAAAGGGATGCTGACGCCGGCCCAGGTGATGCCGTATTTCCCCGATCTTCGCGACGAAGATTTTGAAACGCATTTGGCGATGGTGCACAGTCGTTTCTCGACGAACACGTTCCCTAGTTGGGACCGTGCACAGCCGCTTCGTTTCATGAGCCACAACGGTGAGATCAACACGCTGCGTGGAAACCGCAACTGGATGCGTGCTCGAGAAGGCACCGCTGCCAGCGAAATCTACGGCGATGAGCTGAAGAAGTTGTTCCCCGTTATCGAGCCTCATTTGAGTGACTCGGGAACCTTCGATAACGTGCTGGAATTTCTGTTGATGAACGGCCGGACGCTTCAGGAAGCCATCATGATGATGGTGCCGGAAGCTTGGCAGAAGCACGAAACCATGCCGGAAGAGAAACGTGCTTTCTATGAGTATTTCAGCTGCATGATGGAACCGTGGGACGGTCCCGCTTCGATCGCTTTCACCGACGGAAAGTACATCGGTGCGACGTTGGACCGAAACGGTCTGCGTCCCAGCCGTTACTACATCACTCACGACGATCGCGTCATCATGGCCAGCGAAGTTGGCGTGTTGCCGGTCGACCCATCCATCGTGCGTGAAAAGGGACGCTTGCAACCTGGCAAGATGTTCTTGATCGACTTTGAAGCCGGCCGTTTAATTCCGGACGAAGAGCTCAAGAGCGAATTCGCTCGCAAGATGCCTTATGGAAAATGGTTGAAGCAACAACGCATTCGTCTGGCTGACTTGCATCCGGAAGCCGAAGGCCACGGGTTCGATGGCGAAACCTTGCTGCCACGAATGCAAGCGTTCGGTTACACGGCCGAGACGATGAACTTCATGTTGCGTCCGTTGGTCGAGCAATTGCGTGACCCGGTCGGCTCGATGGGCAATGACTCCGCGCTCGCTTGTTTGTCCGACAAGCCGCGGATGATCTACGACTACTTTAAGCAACTGTTTGCTCAGGTGACCAACCCCGCGATCGACTCGATTCGCGAAGAAGTCATTATGTCGCTGGAGTGCTACATCGGTCCTGAGCAAAACTTGCTGTCGGCGACGCCGGAGCACTGCCACCGTTTGCTGGTGGATCACCCGATCTTGACCAATGAAGAGGTGGCCGCGCTGAAGCACATCGATCACGAACGTTGGCATAGCCGCGTGATTGATATCACGTTTGATCGCAGTGAAGGAAAGGCCGGCTTGCAAAAGACGTTGGCTCGGATCTGCGAAGAAGCTGAAGCCGCTGTTGACGAAGGTTTGCAAATCATCGTCCTGAGCGACCGCAACGTTGCCTACGACCGCGTGCCGATCAGCATGCTGTTGGCGACTGGGGCCGTGCACCACCACTTGGTCACCAAAGCCAAGCGGACTCGCGTGGGGATCGCTGTTGAAACCGGTGAAGCTCGCGAAGTGCACCATCACTGTTTGTTGATTGGTTACGGTGCGGACGCGATCAACCCTTACCTGGCGTTTGAGGCCTTGTGGCAAGCCCACCGCGATGGGTTGATGGACCCGACGTTGGACGACGACAAGATCGTTGCCGCTTATCGCAAGGGTGTCGCTAAGGGCATGCTGAAAGTCATGGCCAAGATGGGGATCAGCACGCTGCAAAGCTACAAGGGTGCACAGATCTTCGAGGCTTTGGGATTGAAAGACGAAGTCATCGACCGGTGCTTCGTTGGCACGGCGAGCCGCATTCAAGGCGTGACGTTTGACGTCATCGCGGAAGAAACCCTGCGTCGTCACAACCTCGGTTTCCCCGAAAAGGAATCCGACCGACTGACGCAATTGCCCAACATGGGCGAGTTCCACTGGCGAGCCGAAGGCGAAAAACATGCTTGGAGCCCACAGGCAATCAGCACGCTGCAAATCGCTGCTCGGACCAACAACGAAGACGCGTACTGGAAGTTCTCGCACGAGATTAACGAGGACAACCGGACTCGTTGCACGCTGCGTGGTTTGCTGGACTTCAAGGAAGACGTTGCCGGACCTGCGATTCCTCTGGATGAAGTGCAATCCGCCAAAGAAATTGTCAGCCGGTTCTGCACCGGAGCAATGAGTTTGGGCAGCATCAGTGCGGAGTCTCACGAGACGCTCGCCGTTGCAATGAACCGTCTGGGCGGCAAGAGCAACACCGGTGAAGGCGGCGAGGATCCCAAGCGATTCCAACCGCTTCCCAACGGTGACTCGAAGCGTTCTGCGATCAAGCAAATCGCGTCCGGACGATTTGGTGTCACGATTGAATACCTCAGCAACGCCGACGAACTTCAGATCAAGGTTTCGCAAGGAGCCAAACCTGGAGAAGGCGGTGAGTTGCCCGGTAAGAAGGTCGACCGCTACATCGCAAGCATTCGCTACAGCACACCAGGTGTGGGCTTGATCAGCCCGCCGCCTCACCACGACATTTATTCGATCGAGGATTTGGCTCAGCTGATCCACGATTTGAAGAACAGCAACCCATCGGCTCGTGTTAGCGTGAAGTTGGTCAGCGAAGTCGGTGTCGGGGTGATTGCATCGGGTGTGGCGAAAGCTCACGCCGATCACATTCTGATTTCCGGCGACACGGGTGGGACGGGAGCGTCTCCGCTGACCAGCATCAAACACGCTGGTTTGCCATGGGAATTGGGGATCGCTGAAACGCATCAGGTGTTGGTGCTCAACGACCTGCGTAGCCGCGTCGTGTTGCAAACCGACGGTGGTTTGAAGACCGGACGTGACGTGGTGATCGCCGCGTTGTTGGGAGCTGAGGAGTTCGGTTTCTCAACCGCTCCTTTGATCACGCTGGGCTGCATCATGATGCGGAAGTGTCACTTGAACACTTGCCCCGTCGGAATCGCGACGCAGGATCCCGAGCTTCGCAAAAAGTTCGCCGGCAAGCCCGAACACGTTGTGAATTACCTGTTCATGGTGGCCGAAGAGGCTCGCCGCATCATGGCGCGTCTGGGCTTCCGCACGATCGACGAGATGGTCGGGCGAAGCGACGTCCTGCACACGGATGCTGCGATCAAGCATTGGAAGAGCGACGGGTTGGATTTGACATCGGTGTTGAAGCCTGCCGAACGTCCTCACGACAAGGTCGAGGTCATCTGCACACGCGGTCAGGACCACGGTTTGGAAAAGTCGTTGGACATGACCAAGCTGGTTTCGGAAGCGATGCCCGCGATCGAAAATGGCGAGTCCGTTCGCATTTCATCGCCGATCATCAACATCAACCGAACGGTTGGAACGATCTTGTCTCATGAGATCGCCAAGCGTCACGGTCAAGCCGGTTTGCCCGACGACACCGTGCACATTGATCTGACAGGGTCCGCGGGACAAAGTCTCGGTGCGTTCCTAGCTCATGGTGTGACGATCGAGTTGGAAGGTGACGCCAACGACTATGTTGGCAAAGGCTTGTCGGGCGGTCGCATCGTCGTTTATCCGCCTCGCGAAAGCACGTTTAAAGCGGCGAACGAAATCATCGTTGGCAACGTGTGCTTGTATGGTGCCACCGGCGGCGAAGCGTATTTCAGCGGTCGAGCTGCCGAGCGTTTCTGCGTTCGCAACTCGGGTGCACGTACCGTCGTTGAAGGTGTTGGCGACCACGGATGTGAATACATGACCGGTGGTCGTGTGGTTTGCCTCGGCGAAACCGGACGCAACTTCGCAGCCGGTATGTCGGGTGGGATCGCCTACATTTGGGATCGCAAAGGCGATTTCAACATCAACTGCAACTTGGCGACCGTGGAACTTGAGAAGATCGAGGACGCGGAAGAATTGGCGGAGGTCAAAGAAATGATCCAACGTCATCACGAGTACACCAAGAGTGCTTTGGCGGCCGAAGCGTTGGCCGACTTTGACACATTCGTTTCTCAGTGCGTGAAGGTCATGCCGACCGACTACAAACGCGTGTTGCAAGAAATGGCGGCGGAAAAGAAAGCCGTCAGCGTTTGA
- a CDS encoding glutamate synthase subunit beta codes for MGKPTGFKEFDREKVAWRLPVIRINDYDEIYTEPKTEHLQRQGARCMDCGVPFCQSATGCPIDNLIPEWNDLVYNNRWKEAIERLHKTNNFPEFTGRVCPAPCEGSCVLGITNPPVTIKNIENAIVDRAWEEGWITAEPPQQRTGKKVAIVGSGPAGLTAADQLNKAGHLVTVYERADRIGGLLQYGIPNMKLSKKAVQRRIDKMTEEGVTFKTGVNVGKDISPKDLQEQYDAVLLACGATKPRDLPIPGREAKGVHFAMDFLTTNTQQRVHGDSLGSDFISAEGKDVIVIGGGDTGTDCIGTSLRHGCRSMVNFELLPKPPAERADDNPWPEWPRIFRVDYGHEEAEAKYGKDPREYQILSKEFLKDDEGKLSGIKTVQVEWTKNDEGGWQMAEVEGSEKVWPAQLILLAMGFLGPEQTIAEAIELETDARSNFQAEHGKYATNVDGVFAAGDCRRGQSLVVWAINEGRGAARAIDIFLEGSSNLPAPGQTMGTAMAAV; via the coding sequence ATGGGCAAGCCCACTGGATTCAAAGAATTCGATCGCGAAAAAGTTGCTTGGCGACTGCCGGTTATTCGTATCAACGACTATGACGAGATTTATACCGAGCCCAAGACGGAGCACTTGCAGCGACAAGGTGCTCGTTGCATGGATTGTGGCGTTCCCTTCTGTCAATCGGCGACCGGGTGTCCCATCGACAACCTGATCCCCGAGTGGAATGACTTGGTCTACAACAACCGCTGGAAAGAAGCCATCGAGCGGTTGCACAAGACCAACAACTTCCCCGAGTTCACCGGTCGCGTGTGTCCCGCGCCGTGTGAAGGCTCGTGCGTGTTGGGAATCACCAACCCGCCCGTGACGATCAAAAATATCGAGAACGCAATTGTCGATCGTGCTTGGGAAGAAGGTTGGATCACCGCCGAGCCGCCTCAACAACGCACCGGCAAAAAGGTTGCTATTGTCGGTAGCGGACCTGCAGGGCTGACCGCAGCGGACCAATTGAACAAGGCGGGGCATTTGGTCACCGTGTACGAGCGAGCCGATCGAATCGGCGGTCTGCTTCAATACGGCATTCCGAACATGAAATTGTCGAAGAAGGCTGTCCAACGTCGAATCGACAAGATGACTGAAGAAGGCGTGACGTTCAAAACCGGCGTGAACGTCGGCAAAGACATCTCGCCAAAGGACCTGCAAGAACAGTATGACGCGGTGTTGTTGGCATGCGGTGCGACCAAACCTCGCGATTTGCCAATCCCAGGCCGCGAGGCCAAAGGCGTTCACTTCGCGATGGACTTCTTGACCACCAATACCCAGCAACGCGTGCACGGCGACAGCCTCGGTAGCGACTTCATCAGTGCCGAAGGCAAAGATGTGATTGTCATCGGCGGTGGAGATACCGGAACGGACTGCATCGGCACGAGCCTTCGTCACGGATGCCGAAGCATGGTCAACTTCGAGTTGTTGCCCAAGCCACCGGCTGAACGAGCCGACGACAACCCTTGGCCAGAATGGCCTCGCATCTTCCGTGTCGACTATGGACACGAAGAAGCCGAAGCCAAATACGGCAAAGACCCTCGCGAATATCAGATCCTCAGCAAAGAGTTCCTGAAGGACGACGAGGGCAAGCTTTCCGGCATCAAAACAGTCCAAGTCGAATGGACCAAGAACGATGAAGGCGGATGGCAAATGGCCGAAGTCGAGGGCAGCGAGAAAGTTTGGCCGGCTCAATTGATCCTTTTGGCCATGGGTTTCCTGGGGCCAGAGCAAACCATCGCGGAAGCGATTGAGTTAGAAACCGACGCTCGCAGTAATTTCCAAGCAGAGCATGGCAAGTACGCGACGAACGTCGACGGAGTCTTCGCCGCAGGTGACTGCCGTCGCGGACAAAGTTTGGTCGTTTGGGCGATCAACGAAGGTCGTGGCGCGGCTCGTGCGATCGACATCTTCTTGGAAGGTTCCAGCAACCTCCCCGCGCCGGGCCAAACCATGGGCACCGCCATGGCGGCTGTTTGA
- a CDS encoding trypsin-like peptidase domain-containing protein, giving the protein MRQVWTTVGLLGLVLWMSETTQAQRHPSLDPQSPRWSPLVEVIAKVEPAVVGLFLRDEFTGGFQTGSGTIIHPAGYVLTNDHVLSKDEGYAVLGKKATRFEVVGRMPEKDIAIVRLLHVKGRLPTVPLGQSNDVHNGEAVVVAGNPGGRGMTITSGIISSKKTYLDMPNALIGTQYNLEARDDFIRFDAASNRGNSGGPLVNMEGKIIGIVSRVNPEEQNASFAIPIDRVRRLFRRVVEPELRHNQWVGAKLNPLADVALVSTVERDSPAERAGLQPGDTIASVNGLPVNHAADWSLALDHAFRESESLEVVAIRRGASLPLAIATESVRPMKAVQSDEIVEGIAFRLYHGEFKKLPSFETMEVARSGEVATLNLREIQADREDDFALVLDAFIQVPEDGLYRFQITSDDGSRVFLHDNLFLDHDGNHPPMTVSRLLRAEAGLHPIRIEYFEGGGHQALTAKLIPIAETSGDTESDEGEPESASGAEELDELEAESDGLKWFRSKNAT; this is encoded by the coding sequence ATGAGGCAAGTTTGGACAACCGTCGGTTTGCTGGGGTTGGTGCTTTGGATGTCAGAGACGACCCAGGCCCAGCGACATCCATCATTGGACCCGCAGTCGCCTCGCTGGTCGCCGTTGGTGGAGGTGATCGCGAAGGTGGAGCCCGCGGTCGTGGGGCTGTTTCTTCGAGATGAATTCACCGGCGGGTTCCAAACCGGAAGCGGAACGATCATCCATCCAGCGGGATATGTTCTGACCAACGACCACGTGCTTTCCAAAGACGAAGGCTATGCCGTGCTCGGTAAGAAAGCCACTCGCTTTGAAGTCGTGGGCCGAATGCCGGAGAAAGACATCGCCATCGTGCGGTTGCTGCATGTGAAAGGGCGATTGCCGACTGTCCCGCTCGGTCAAAGCAACGACGTCCATAACGGGGAGGCCGTTGTTGTCGCCGGTAATCCTGGTGGCCGTGGCATGACCATCACCTCGGGGATCATCAGTTCCAAAAAGACTTATTTGGACATGCCCAATGCGTTGATCGGTACTCAGTACAACTTGGAAGCTCGCGATGACTTCATTCGCTTTGATGCCGCCAGCAATCGTGGCAACTCAGGCGGACCATTGGTCAACATGGAAGGCAAGATCATCGGGATCGTTTCGCGAGTCAATCCAGAGGAACAAAACGCCAGTTTCGCGATTCCGATTGACCGAGTCCGCCGTTTGTTTCGAAGGGTTGTGGAGCCGGAACTTCGGCACAATCAGTGGGTGGGGGCGAAGCTCAATCCGCTTGCGGACGTCGCGCTTGTCAGCACGGTGGAACGGGACTCACCGGCGGAACGAGCGGGGCTGCAACCTGGTGACACCATCGCGTCCGTCAATGGATTGCCGGTCAATCACGCCGCGGATTGGTCGCTCGCTTTGGATCATGCGTTTCGCGAATCAGAGTCGTTGGAGGTGGTCGCCATCCGACGCGGAGCATCTTTGCCGCTCGCCATCGCGACAGAATCCGTTCGTCCGATGAAAGCGGTGCAATCGGATGAGATTGTGGAGGGCATTGCGTTTCGGCTTTACCATGGTGAGTTCAAAAAACTGCCGTCGTTTGAAACGATGGAAGTAGCTCGTTCCGGCGAAGTGGCAACTTTGAATCTTCGCGAGATCCAGGCCGACCGAGAGGATGATTTTGCGTTGGTCCTTGATGCATTCATCCAAGTTCCGGAAGACGGTTTGTATCGGTTTCAGATCACCTCGGACGATGGCAGCCGGGTCTTCCTTCACGACAATTTGTTTCTGGATCACGATGGCAACCATCCGCCGATGACCGTCAGCCGGTTGCTGAGAGCGGAAGCGGGATTGCATCCTATCCGAATCGAGTATTTCGAAGGTGGCGGCCATCAGGCACTCACGGCCAAGTTGATTCCAATTGCCGAAACAAGCGGTGATACAGAATCCGATGAAGGCGAGCCGGAGTCAGCGAGCGGGGCGGAAGAGCTAGATGAGCTTGAAGCGGAGTCTGACGGGTTGAAATGGTTTCGCAGCAAGAATGCGACGTGA
- a CDS encoding 3-keto-disaccharide hydrolase, protein MKKLLYALAFLSAANFGPVVSEAPAEDAAKSEWITLFDGSNLDAWREYNRESVTTGWKVEGDVLTCISRKDQGEKARGENIITKEKFDAFELELDFKVTPAANSGVMFHVLETKKPPYYTGPEIQIQDHKGGHDPQKCGWLYQLYPSETDSTKPAGEWNHLRLMVTPDKCQIEVNGVLYSEFVKGSDDWNERVAKSKFGKWEGFGEATNGHICLQDHNDEVSYRDIKIRRL, encoded by the coding sequence ATGAAAAAGTTGTTGTACGCGTTAGCCTTTTTGTCCGCAGCCAATTTCGGTCCCGTCGTTTCAGAGGCTCCCGCGGAGGATGCGGCAAAGTCAGAATGGATCACTTTGTTTGACGGCAGCAATCTCGACGCATGGCGAGAATACAACCGAGAATCGGTGACCACCGGTTGGAAGGTCGAAGGCGACGTGCTGACCTGCATTTCTCGCAAGGATCAGGGCGAGAAAGCTCGTGGTGAAAACATCATCACTAAAGAGAAGTTCGACGCGTTTGAACTCGAGCTGGATTTCAAGGTCACGCCCGCGGCCAACAGTGGCGTCATGTTTCACGTTTTGGAAACGAAGAAGCCGCCTTACTACACCGGTCCTGAGATCCAGATCCAAGACCACAAAGGCGGCCACGATCCGCAGAAATGTGGATGGTTGTATCAGCTGTATCCATCGGAGACGGATTCGACCAAGCCCGCTGGCGAATGGAACCATCTGCGTTTGATGGTCACGCCCGACAAATGCCAGATTGAAGTCAACGGCGTCTTGTACAGCGAGTTCGTCAAAGGCAGCGATGACTGGAACGAACGCGTTGCGAAGTCCAAATTCGGCAAGTGGGAAGGATTCGGCGAAGCCACCAATGGCCACATTTGCCTGCAAGATCACAACGACGAGGTGTCTTACCGAGACATCAAGATCCGTCGTCTTTGA
- the fliG gene encoding flagellar motor switch protein FliG — protein sequence MNMPDDRGLTKAAILLMSLPTKVAAKVLGQLPPRLIETISIKIAQIDSVGGDEQEVVIAEFLTSKASSIYASPGGLERAKELIKEALGRDATELIGNLQQTIEAMPFGFVKKVDTQTLLQFIGDEHPQTIALLLSHVPSSYAAEVLAGLESGKQLEVIRRIASIGRTSPTAVAELERGLELRLSNMVNQQHSNAGGVESVAEILNVVERAIERTIMESLGREDPELSEDIRRLMFVFEDISKLGDRDIQALLKNVETSQWAMALKGASEALQQKVLRNMSSRAAENLQEEMGYLGSVRISEVEGVQQKIVDIVRHLEDTGEISRPSGEAEEEYVT from the coding sequence ATGAACATGCCAGACGATCGAGGACTGACCAAGGCAGCGATTTTGCTGATGAGTCTTCCCACGAAAGTAGCTGCCAAGGTTCTTGGTCAATTGCCACCAAGGCTGATCGAAACCATCAGTATCAAAATCGCTCAAATCGACTCGGTCGGTGGCGATGAACAAGAAGTCGTCATTGCTGAGTTCCTCACCAGCAAAGCCAGCTCGATCTACGCCAGTCCCGGTGGTTTGGAGCGGGCCAAGGAGCTGATCAAGGAGGCCCTGGGCCGCGACGCGACTGAGTTAATCGGCAATTTGCAGCAAACCATCGAAGCCATGCCGTTTGGCTTCGTCAAGAAAGTCGACACACAGACACTGCTGCAATTCATTGGTGACGAACACCCGCAAACCATCGCTCTGCTCCTGTCGCACGTCCCCTCGTCCTACGCAGCCGAGGTTTTGGCTGGCCTGGAGAGCGGCAAACAACTCGAAGTGATTCGACGCATCGCCTCCATTGGCCGCACCAGTCCCACTGCGGTGGCAGAACTCGAACGCGGGTTGGAGCTACGGCTCAGCAACATGGTCAACCAGCAACACAGCAACGCCGGCGGCGTGGAAAGCGTGGCCGAGATCCTCAACGTGGTCGAACGTGCCATCGAACGCACGATCATGGAATCACTGGGTCGCGAAGATCCGGAGCTCTCCGAGGACATTCGCCGCCTGATGTTCGTTTTCGAAGACATTTCGAAACTGGGCGACCGCGATATCCAGGCTTTGCTGAAAAACGTGGAGACTTCTCAGTGGGCGATGGCGCTCAAAGGCGCCAGCGAGGCATTGCAGCAGAAAGTGCTGCGAAACATGAGTTCTCGCGCCGCGGAAAACCTGCAAGAAGAAATGGGATACCTCGGCAGCGTGCGAATCAGCGAAGTCGAGGGTGTTCAGCAAAAGATCGTGGACATTGTCCGCCATCTCGAAGACACGGGCGAAATTTCGCGGCCATCCGGCGAAGCGGAAGAAGAGTACGTCACCTAG
- a CDS encoding Na+/H+ antiporter NhaC family protein, which translates to MSDGIESILPPAVAIILALATRRVLIPLLLGIVVGTALLANRNADGVSDVLLGTLTGAYQTIDQSVRDWDHLHVLAFTMLLGAMVGVLESAGSMARMISGWTRRVASRIGGQTLIGFTGLLIFFDDYANTLLVGGTMRTTADRYGISRAKLAYLVDSTAAPVAGLTLVSTWVATELSYLQQGLADAGLDASSQTFSVFLQSLPYRFYPLLALWFVFLVATSGRDFGPMWNEEHAALKSTKKHSLDLSTGRWSDTFAAVVPVLVCLAAILGVLVWTGTPQTIDPDMSFGQLIGDIVGSGNSYLALVAGGAAGLFVAGVLAVLLSGVSWELVVMGSAKGMWQMMPAMAVLWLAWGLSSLTGSDQLNTGGYLASVLNDGLPIELLPTSVFLLAAFIAFATGTSWGTMAILTPIAVALSIKLQQAPSATLASLSADSIAAGIIPAIGLESLHVNNAQSLATSPICLATFSSVLAGAIFGDHCSPLSDTTVLSSRACGCDHVLHVRTQMPYAMIVGIACIVFGTLPASWGISPWVSLFAAGFLLWVALRFLGRRPDGNSD; encoded by the coding sequence ATGTCCGACGGCATCGAATCCATTTTGCCTCCCGCCGTCGCGATCATCTTGGCTCTGGCGACGCGACGCGTGTTGATTCCACTGTTGCTGGGGATCGTTGTTGGCACCGCCTTGTTGGCCAATCGGAATGCGGACGGTGTGTCCGATGTTTTGCTTGGAACACTCACCGGAGCCTATCAAACAATCGATCAATCCGTTCGCGACTGGGATCACCTGCATGTGCTGGCGTTCACGATGCTTCTGGGTGCCATGGTGGGCGTGTTGGAATCCGCGGGAAGCATGGCACGCATGATCTCCGGTTGGACACGAAGAGTGGCCAGCCGCATCGGTGGGCAAACGCTGATCGGCTTCACAGGATTGCTGATTTTCTTCGACGACTACGCGAATACCTTGTTGGTGGGCGGCACCATGCGAACCACAGCGGACCGCTATGGTATTTCGCGTGCAAAGCTTGCGTACTTGGTCGATTCCACGGCGGCTCCTGTCGCGGGGCTCACCCTGGTCAGCACTTGGGTCGCAACGGAACTGAGCTATCTGCAACAGGGACTTGCTGATGCAGGTCTGGACGCCTCGTCCCAAACGTTTTCGGTGTTTCTGCAGAGCCTGCCGTATCGGTTCTACCCGTTGCTCGCTCTATGGTTCGTGTTTCTGGTGGCGACCTCCGGCCGGGACTTCGGTCCCATGTGGAACGAAGAACATGCGGCGTTGAAGTCCACCAAGAAACACAGCCTCGACCTTTCCACTGGACGCTGGTCCGATACCTTCGCCGCCGTGGTTCCAGTACTGGTTTGTCTGGCAGCGATTCTTGGAGTCCTGGTTTGGACGGGCACCCCGCAAACGATCGATCCCGACATGTCGTTTGGACAACTGATTGGCGACATCGTCGGTTCAGGCAATTCGTACTTGGCATTGGTTGCCGGTGGTGCCGCGGGTCTCTTCGTTGCGGGTGTTTTAGCTGTCTTGCTCAGTGGAGTTTCTTGGGAATTGGTGGTGATGGGATCCGCCAAGGGCATGTGGCAAATGATGCCGGCGATGGCCGTGCTGTGGCTGGCCTGGGGACTCTCGTCTCTGACGGGTTCGGATCAACTCAACACGGGAGGTTACCTGGCTTCTGTTCTGAACGATGGTCTGCCGATCGAACTGTTGCCCACCAGCGTTTTCCTTCTGGCAGCATTCATCGCTTTTGCGACGGGGACCAGTTGGGGCACCATGGCGATCCTGACGCCGATCGCGGTGGCTCTCTCGATCAAGCTTCAACAAGCTCCCTCGGCCACATTGGCCTCACTGTCAGCCGACTCCATCGCGGCGGGGATCATTCCGGCGATCGGGCTGGAATCGCTTCACGTCAACAATGCCCAGTCGTTGGCGACATCACCGATTTGTCTGGCGACTTTCAGTAGTGTTTTGGCGGGTGCGATCTTCGGCGACCACTGCTCTCCGCTTTCGGACACCACCGTGCTGTCCAGCCGTGCGTGCGGCTGTGATCACGTGCTGCATGTTCGGACGCAAATGCCCTACGCGATGATTGTTGGGATTGCCTGCATTGTGTTTGGGACACTGCCGGCATCATGGGGCATCTCGCCCTGGGTCAGCCTGTTTGCTGCCGGGTTCCTTCTTTGGGTGGCGTTGCGGTTCCTTGGAAGACGTCCCGACGGCAACTCGGACTGA